The following proteins come from a genomic window of Flavobacteriaceae bacterium MAR_2010_188:
- a CDS encoding acetyl-CoA C-acetyltransferase: MSRKVVIVSAVRTPIGSFLGELSTVPAPKLGATAIKGALEKINLSPDAVEEVIFGHVVQANTGQAPARQAALYAGIPATVPCTTINKVCASGMKAVMQAAQAIALGDADIIVAGGMENMSLIPHYYHARSATKFGPATMVDGMQRDGLVDAYDENAMGVCADACAAKYGFSREDQDNYAIQSYKRSAAAWEDGKFDDEIVAVEVPQRKGEPKMVTKDEEYTNVFLDKIPNLRPVFSKDGTVTAANASTINDGAAALVLMSEEKAKEMGLRPLATIIGYADAAQEPKWFTTAPSIALPKALDKANIKIEDVDYFEFNEAFAVVGLANIKLLGLNDKNVNVNGGAVSLGHPLGCSGARIIVTLLHILKQNNAKTGAAAICNGGGGASAIVLQRD; the protein is encoded by the coding sequence ATGAGCAGAAAGGTTGTGATAGTATCGGCAGTAAGAACACCAATAGGAAGCTTTTTGGGAGAACTCTCCACCGTCCCTGCTCCAAAACTCGGCGCCACAGCGATTAAGGGTGCCCTAGAAAAAATCAATTTAAGTCCTGACGCAGTAGAAGAAGTAATCTTTGGCCATGTGGTACAAGCAAATACCGGTCAAGCTCCTGCACGACAGGCTGCACTATACGCTGGGATTCCTGCAACAGTTCCATGCACCACAATTAACAAGGTTTGCGCAAGTGGTATGAAAGCCGTAATGCAAGCCGCCCAAGCAATTGCCCTTGGCGACGCCGATATTATTGTAGCTGGAGGTATGGAGAACATGAGCTTAATCCCTCATTATTACCACGCACGTTCAGCTACTAAGTTCGGACCTGCAACGATGGTCGATGGTATGCAACGAGATGGACTTGTAGATGCTTATGATGAAAATGCTATGGGTGTATGCGCGGATGCGTGTGCAGCTAAATATGGTTTTTCTCGCGAAGATCAAGATAATTATGCTATTCAATCTTATAAACGTTCCGCGGCTGCGTGGGAAGATGGCAAATTTGATGATGAGATTGTTGCTGTTGAAGTTCCTCAACGTAAAGGTGAACCTAAAATGGTCACTAAAGATGAAGAATACACCAATGTATTCCTAGATAAAATACCTAATCTACGACCGGTTTTTTCGAAGGACGGAACTGTTACTGCGGCTAATGCTTCGACCATTAATGATGGCGCCGCCGCACTTGTTTTGATGAGTGAGGAAAAAGCCAAGGAAATGGGATTAAGACCGTTAGCAACCATAATTGGTTATGCAGACGCCGCCCAAGAACCTAAATGGTTTACCACAGCCCCATCCATTGCACTACCGAAAGCACTTGATAAGGCAAATATTAAAATAGAAGATGTAGATTACTTTGAATTCAATGAAGCGTTTGCGGTTGTCGGGTTGGCCAACATAAAACTTTTAGGTCTTAACGATAAAAATGTAAATGTAAATGGTGGCGCAGTATCTCTTGGTCATCCACTTGGATGTTCTGGCGCTCGAATCATCGTAACCCTACTTCATATATTAAAACAAAATAATGCCAAAACTGGCGCTGCTGCGATTTGCAACGGAGGTGGAGGTGCTTCGGCAATAGTTTTACAAAGAGATTAA
- a CDS encoding SH3 domain-containing protein, which yields MQYGICNLSIVPLRVEPSDSTELVSQILYGETFKVLELRKKWSKIRLTDDGYEGWVDNKQYQEISKSEYKDLKDQPSILSSDLIEFVKDEKSNQLLTIPIGSRLNGLQILNHSYDGGKIENILPKENLIDTAFIFLNSPYLWGGKTPFGIDCSGFTQLVYKLNGYKLLRDASLQSTQGIALSFIEESEAGDLAFFDDSEGKIIHVGIIMPDNYIIHAHGKVRIDRLDHSGIYDAERGLHTHKLRVIKKII from the coding sequence ATGCAATACGGAATCTGTAATCTAAGTATTGTTCCATTAAGAGTTGAACCATCAGATTCAACCGAGTTGGTCTCGCAAATTCTTTATGGCGAAACCTTCAAGGTTCTTGAACTCAGGAAAAAATGGAGTAAAATCAGGCTCACAGATGATGGCTATGAAGGTTGGGTAGACAATAAACAATACCAGGAAATTTCAAAATCCGAATACAAAGACTTAAAAGATCAGCCTTCCATACTTTCTTCAGATTTGATAGAATTTGTAAAGGATGAAAAGTCTAATCAACTTCTTACCATCCCGATTGGCTCTCGATTAAATGGTCTTCAAATCTTAAACCACAGTTATGATGGCGGTAAAATTGAAAATATTCTTCCGAAAGAAAATCTTATAGATACCGCATTTATCTTTCTAAACAGTCCTTATCTCTGGGGCGGTAAAACACCATTTGGAATTGATTGTTCTGGGTTTACACAACTGGTTTATAAATTGAACGGTTATAAGCTTCTTAGGGATGCATCATTACAATCTACTCAAGGAATCGCTCTGAGCTTTATTGAAGAAAGTGAAGCGGGCGATTTGGCATTTTTTGATGATTCTGAAGGCAAGATTATTCACGTTGGCATCATTATGCCCGATAATTATATTATTCATGCACATGGAAAGGTGCGAATAGATCGCTTAGATCATAGCGGAATTTATGATGCAGAAAGAGGACTACACACCCACAAACTTCGGGTCATTAAAAAAATCATATAA
- a CDS encoding DNA gyrase subunit A gives MAEGEKLIPINIEDEMKSAYIDYSMSVIVSRALPDVRDGLKPVHRRVLFGMHELGVRANTAHKKSARIVGEVLGKYHPHGDTSVYDAMVRMAQEWSLRYMLVDGQGNFGSVDGDSPAAMRYTEARMRKISEDMLADIDKETVDHKLNFDDTLKEPTVLPTRIPGLLVNGASGIAVGMATNMPPHNISEVVDGTIAYIENNDIEIDELINHIKAPDFPTGGIIYGYDGVREAFKTGRGRIVMRGTAIIEEVQGRECIIVNEIPYQVNKADMIKKTADLVNDKKIEGIATIRDESDRNGMRIVYVLKRDAIPNIVLNTLYKYTALQSSFSVNNIALVNGRPKMLNLKELIHYFVEHRHEVVVRRTTYELRKAEERAHILEGLIIASDNIDEVIALIRASSNADEAREKLIERFELSEIQAKAIVEMRLRQLTGLEQDKLRSEYEEIMKTIIDLKDILDKKDRRMEIIKTELFEVKEKYGDERRSVIEYAGGDLSIEDMIADEQVVITISHAGYIKRTSLSEYKTQNRGGVGQKGSTTRNEDFLEHLFVGTNHQYMLFFTQKGKCFWMRVYEIPEGSKTSKGRAIQNLVNIEQDDKVKAFICTQDLKDEQYINSHYVIMATKKGQVKKTSLEQYSRPRANGINAITIREDDELLEAKLTTGESQVMLALKSGKAIRFEEAKTRPMGRGASGVRGIRLANDKDEVVGMVAVDDMASDILVVSERGYGKRSSLDDYRITNRGGKGVKTISITSKTGSLVAIKNVTDEEDLMIINRSGIAIRMGVADLRVMGRATQGVKLINLKSSDEIAAVAKVMKDEEELVDEQIEDLSGIEDSQQDGTNLDTTQEEE, from the coding sequence ATGGCAGAAGGAGAAAAACTGATTCCGATTAATATTGAAGATGAAATGAAATCGGCTTACATTGATTATTCAATGTCAGTCATTGTGTCACGTGCTTTACCCGACGTACGGGACGGTTTAAAACCAGTACATCGAAGAGTTCTATTCGGTATGCATGAACTTGGCGTAAGAGCCAATACGGCGCACAAAAAATCAGCGAGAATTGTCGGTGAAGTATTAGGTAAATACCATCCTCATGGTGATACATCCGTTTATGATGCGATGGTAAGAATGGCACAAGAATGGAGTTTACGTTATATGTTGGTAGACGGACAAGGTAACTTTGGGTCTGTAGATGGCGATAGCCCTGCGGCTATGAGATATACCGAAGCAAGGATGCGGAAGATTTCCGAAGATATGCTCGCAGATATCGACAAGGAAACTGTTGATCATAAATTAAATTTTGACGATACTCTAAAAGAGCCAACTGTTTTGCCAACCCGAATTCCTGGGTTATTGGTAAATGGTGCTTCTGGTATTGCGGTTGGTATGGCTACGAATATGCCACCTCACAACATTAGTGAGGTTGTAGATGGAACCATTGCTTACATTGAAAATAATGATATAGAAATAGATGAACTAATCAACCATATAAAGGCACCTGACTTTCCGACCGGTGGTATTATTTATGGATATGATGGCGTTCGTGAAGCGTTCAAAACAGGACGTGGCAGAATTGTGATGCGCGGTACTGCCATCATCGAAGAAGTTCAAGGACGTGAATGCATCATCGTTAATGAAATTCCATACCAAGTCAATAAGGCAGACATGATCAAAAAGACTGCCGATTTGGTTAACGATAAGAAAATCGAAGGCATTGCTACCATTAGAGATGAATCGGATAGAAATGGAATGAGAATCGTTTATGTACTTAAGCGCGATGCAATTCCAAACATAGTTCTAAATACACTTTATAAGTACACTGCTCTACAATCTTCTTTTAGCGTGAATAACATCGCATTGGTAAATGGAAGACCGAAGATGTTAAACTTGAAAGAACTGATTCACTATTTTGTGGAGCATCGTCATGAAGTGGTGGTTAGAAGAACCACTTATGAATTAAGAAAAGCTGAAGAACGCGCACATATTTTAGAAGGACTTATTATCGCTTCTGATAATATAGATGAAGTTATCGCACTTATTAGAGCGTCTTCTAACGCAGATGAAGCTCGGGAAAAATTGATTGAAAGATTCGAGCTTTCTGAAATTCAGGCCAAGGCAATTGTCGAAATGAGACTGCGTCAGTTGACCGGTCTAGAACAAGACAAACTACGTTCTGAGTACGAAGAAATAATGAAAACCATTATAGATTTAAAGGATATTCTTGATAAGAAAGACCGAAGAATGGAAATCATTAAAACTGAACTTTTTGAAGTAAAAGAAAAGTACGGTGACGAAAGAAGATCAGTTATTGAGTATGCTGGTGGTGATTTAAGTATTGAAGATATGATTGCAGATGAACAGGTCGTTATCACGATTTCGCATGCTGGATATATCAAAAGAACTTCTTTATCAGAATATAAAACTCAGAATAGAGGTGGAGTAGGACAAAAAGGTTCAACCACCCGTAATGAAGACTTTCTTGAGCATCTATTTGTTGGTACCAACCATCAATATATGTTGTTCTTTACCCAAAAAGGAAAATGTTTCTGGATGAGGGTTTATGAAATCCCGGAAGGCAGCAAAACTTCAAAAGGAAGAGCAATCCAGAATCTTGTAAATATTGAACAAGATGATAAGGTCAAAGCCTTTATATGTACCCAAGATTTAAAGGACGAACAATATATAAACAGTCATTATGTAATAATGGCTACCAAAAAAGGTCAAGTTAAAAAGACTTCGCTAGAGCAATATTCAAGACCTAGGGCAAACGGAATCAACGCTATTACAATTAGAGAAGATGACGAGCTGCTGGAAGCTAAATTAACCACTGGTGAGAGTCAAGTGATGTTGGCTCTAAAATCAGGAAAGGCTATAAGATTCGAAGAAGCTAAAACTCGCCCAATGGGTAGGGGAGCATCTGGAGTTAGAGGTATAAGGCTAGCAAATGATAAAGATGAAGTTGTTGGTATGGTGGCTGTAGATGATATGGCTAGTGATATCCTGGTAGTTTCAGAAAGAGGTTATGGTAAGAGATCTAGCTTGGATGACTATAGAATAACAAATAGGGGCGGTAAAGGTGTTAAGACCATTTCTATTACAAGCAAAACGGGAAGCCTTGTTGCTATAAAAAATGTAACCGACGAAGAAGATTTAATGATCATTAATCGTTCGGGAATTGCAATACGAATGGGAGTTGCTGATTTACGTGTTATGGGTAGAGCAACCCAAGGAGTAAAACTTATCAATCTAAAATCATCCGATGAAATTGCAGCAGTTGCAAAAGTCATGAAAGATGAAGAAGAATTGGTAGATGAGCAAATTGAAGATTTGTCTGGTATAGAAGACTCACAGCAAGATGGCACAAATCTTGATACCACACAGGAAGAAGAATAA
- a CDS encoding DNA end-binding protein Ku, with protein sequence MRSVWNGSISFGLVSIPIKLYSGSEDRAIELDMLDRHDNARIRYKRVNEDTGKEVEWKDIVKGFKQGEGYVVLEKEDFENANIKKSKTIDIEAFVEEKEVADVLFKKPYFLEPQKNGEKSYSLLRNALKKTGKLGVATFVMRQKEHLSLIGVYDKALVLHVIRFQDEIRDPSELKLPTTKIAKKETDMAISLIEQYTEKFELDKYKDVYIDQLMKIIDSKSKGVVDKADKYESKPTAAKDLMAQLKASLEKKKRSKAS encoded by the coding sequence ATGAGGTCCGTATGGAATGGTAGTATAAGTTTTGGATTGGTTTCAATTCCTATTAAATTATATAGCGGTAGTGAGGATAGAGCAATAGAGCTCGATATGCTAGATAGACATGACAATGCGCGTATAAGATACAAGCGTGTTAATGAAGATACCGGGAAAGAGGTGGAGTGGAAGGATATCGTGAAAGGTTTTAAGCAAGGTGAAGGTTATGTTGTATTAGAAAAAGAAGATTTTGAAAATGCCAATATCAAAAAAAGTAAAACCATAGATATAGAAGCTTTTGTTGAAGAAAAGGAAGTGGCGGATGTGCTTTTTAAAAAACCTTACTTTTTAGAGCCCCAAAAAAACGGTGAGAAATCCTATTCCTTGTTGCGCAATGCCTTAAAGAAAACTGGTAAACTCGGTGTCGCAACGTTTGTGATGAGACAAAAGGAACATTTAAGTTTAATCGGAGTTTATGATAAAGCGTTGGTTCTTCATGTTATTCGATTTCAAGATGAAATAAGGGATCCTTCAGAATTAAAACTTCCTACCACCAAGATTGCCAAGAAAGAAACGGATATGGCGATTTCTTTGATTGAACAGTACACTGAGAAATTTGAACTTGATAAGTATAAGGATGTTTATATTGATCAACTCATGAAGATTATCGATTCAAAATCTAAAGGTGTCGTCGATAAAGCTGATAAATACGAGTCTAAACCAACCGCGGCTAAAGATTTGATGGCTCAACTTAAAGCCAGCTTAGAAAAAAAGAAAAGATCTAAAGCTTCCTAA
- a CDS encoding bifunctional non-homologous end joining protein LigD encodes MPLGEYNKKRDFKSTQEPEGVEDLSNKWRFVIQRHQASRLHYDLRLEIEGVLKSWAIPKGPSMNPKDKRLAVQTEDHPVKYLTFKGDIPKGNYGAGHMDIWDSGTFSIYEEAAEGPVEKQFKKGNLKVEFFGKKVKGKFALVKTRQEGKQQHWLLIKKQDDFSTDLHYDSEIFVPVESQSNSSSPIKKLDIKGIVKPMLAESATEIFADPNWIYEFKWDGYRMISQIKNGKVEMYSRNGINYNSKFAKVHQELSAIPHDVILDGEIVITDGKGLPKFQKLQNYDPQGTKGRLMYYVFDVLHLNGHDTIELPLLDRKSLLPEILEGLEHVVLCDHIEAMGIAFYERAVKLGMEGVIAKKSDSKYSPGFRSKDWLKIKEIDSTEALICGYTTGSGRGKLFGSLILGQYRNDDLVYIGNVGSGFNSKEQKDLMKMFQPLETEKSSFNKKPNLKGREPHWMTPQLLCEVNFTEWTKSGVLRHPTYKGLRFDKLNPVASRTSKNIKPEKPKDVAGNLDVSGIKVPFTNLDKIYWPESGFRKYDLIDYYLKVSDFILPYLKDRPQNLHRHPNGINKEGFYQKDNEFLPDWADSVSIYSKSAEKEINYLLCNNEATLLYMANLGCIEINPWSSRIVDLDKPDYTVIDIDPSDKNTFDEVLECARVAKEILDQAQVEAYCKTTGKSGLHIFIPLGGKYSYDEARTFTQLLCVYINERLPKLTSLERAVMKRKNQIYLDFMQNRRGQTLASAYCARPVEGARVSTPVSWKEIEKGFEKEEFTILTLPKRLASIGDIFIGVVSKGINMEHALSNLS; translated from the coding sequence ATGCCATTAGGCGAATACAATAAAAAGCGCGATTTTAAATCGACCCAAGAACCCGAAGGAGTCGAGGACCTTTCTAATAAATGGCGCTTTGTAATTCAACGCCATCAGGCTTCTCGTTTACATTACGATTTAAGATTAGAGATAGAAGGTGTTTTAAAGAGTTGGGCAATTCCCAAAGGTCCTTCCATGAACCCAAAGGATAAGCGGCTGGCCGTACAGACCGAAGACCATCCCGTAAAATATTTAACCTTTAAAGGAGATATTCCCAAAGGAAATTATGGCGCTGGTCATATGGATATCTGGGATTCTGGTACTTTTTCAATTTATGAAGAAGCTGCCGAAGGACCCGTTGAGAAGCAGTTTAAGAAAGGAAATCTAAAGGTTGAATTCTTCGGAAAGAAAGTCAAAGGTAAATTTGCTTTGGTCAAAACCCGGCAAGAAGGTAAGCAACAACACTGGTTGTTGATTAAAAAACAAGATGATTTCTCGACCGATTTACATTACGATTCAGAAATATTTGTTCCGGTTGAGTCGCAATCAAATTCATCTTCACCAATTAAAAAACTGGATATAAAAGGCATCGTAAAACCGATGCTGGCCGAGTCCGCAACCGAAATCTTCGCCGACCCCAATTGGATTTACGAATTTAAATGGGACGGCTATCGGATGATTTCTCAAATTAAAAACGGTAAGGTTGAAATGTATTCTCGCAATGGAATCAATTACAATTCTAAGTTTGCCAAGGTACATCAAGAACTTAGTGCAATACCGCACGATGTAATACTTGATGGAGAGATTGTGATTACTGATGGTAAAGGACTTCCAAAATTTCAGAAACTACAAAACTATGACCCTCAGGGCACCAAGGGCAGATTGATGTATTATGTCTTTGATGTGTTGCATTTAAATGGTCATGACACCATTGAACTGCCTCTATTAGACAGAAAAAGTTTGCTGCCCGAAATCTTAGAAGGTCTGGAGCATGTGGTTCTTTGTGATCATATTGAAGCGATGGGAATCGCATTTTACGAAAGAGCGGTAAAGCTTGGGATGGAAGGAGTAATCGCAAAAAAATCTGATTCTAAATATAGTCCTGGTTTTAGGAGCAAGGATTGGTTAAAGATAAAAGAAATCGATAGTACCGAAGCGTTGATATGCGGTTATACCACGGGCAGTGGGCGAGGAAAATTGTTTGGTTCTTTAATCTTAGGTCAGTATAGGAATGACGATTTGGTCTACATCGGAAACGTTGGCAGCGGTTTTAATTCCAAAGAACAAAAGGACTTAATGAAAATGTTCCAGCCGTTAGAGACTGAAAAATCTTCGTTTAACAAAAAACCAAATCTAAAGGGTCGTGAGCCTCATTGGATGACCCCGCAGTTATTATGTGAAGTTAATTTTACCGAGTGGACTAAATCTGGAGTTCTTCGGCATCCTACTTACAAAGGTTTACGTTTTGATAAGTTAAATCCGGTCGCATCAAGAACTTCAAAAAATATTAAGCCAGAGAAACCTAAAGACGTCGCCGGGAATCTTGATGTTTCTGGCATCAAGGTGCCTTTTACTAATCTGGATAAAATATATTGGCCAGAAAGTGGCTTTAGAAAATATGATCTGATTGATTATTATTTAAAAGTTTCAGATTTTATTTTACCATATTTAAAAGACCGTCCTCAAAATCTTCACCGACATCCTAATGGAATTAATAAGGAAGGATTTTATCAAAAGGACAATGAATTTTTACCTGATTGGGCAGATTCAGTTTCGATTTATTCAAAATCAGCTGAAAAGGAAATTAATTATCTTCTCTGTAATAATGAAGCGACCTTATTATATATGGCCAATCTGGGTTGTATTGAAATAAATCCGTGGAGCTCTAGAATCGTGGATTTGGATAAACCAGATTATACGGTCATCGATATTGACCCTTCGGATAAAAATACTTTTGATGAAGTTTTAGAATGTGCACGCGTCGCAAAAGAAATTTTGGACCAAGCTCAGGTTGAAGCTTATTGCAAAACTACCGGAAAAAGTGGGCTGCATATTTTTATTCCACTTGGTGGTAAATATTCTTATGACGAAGCCAGAACTTTTACCCAATTGCTTTGTGTATATATTAACGAGCGTCTTCCAAAATTAACTAGCTTAGAAAGGGCGGTAATGAAAAGGAAAAATCAGATTTATCTAGACTTTATGCAAAACCGAAGAGGTCAGACATTGGCCTCTGCTTATTGCGCACGACCGGTAGAAGGCGCTCGAGTTTCTACACCTGTTTCATGGAAGGAAATTGAGAAAGGTTTTGAGAAAGAGGAATTCACGATTCTCACGTTGCCTAAGAGATTAGCAAGTATTGGAGATATTTTTATAGGAGTAGTTAGTAAGGGCATCAACATGGAACATGCTCTATCTAATTTAAGTTAG
- a CDS encoding Uncaracterized surface protein containing fasciclin (FAS1) repeats has product MKRLASILMICLFVNTYAQQTTDHKKMDETKKVSMKDKTMKDKQSNPNMSDKTSVVGVASTTTDFKTLTKAIKGADLVATLNGEGPFTVFAPTDAAFNKIPQEKLKGLMNPASKSDLKTILTYHVLPGKITAEELIASINDNGGQYIATTVEGTELTFSLQGETVVLTDANGGTATVITADVDASNGIIHGIDTVIMPTMTKM; this is encoded by the coding sequence ATGAAACGATTAGCAAGCATATTAATGATTTGTTTGTTCGTAAATACGTACGCACAACAAACTACAGACCATAAAAAAATGGACGAGACCAAAAAAGTGTCTATGAAGGATAAAACCATGAAAGACAAGCAGTCTAATCCAAATATGAGCGATAAGACATCTGTTGTTGGAGTTGCTTCTACCACAACTGATTTTAAAACTCTTACTAAAGCTATAAAAGGTGCCGATTTAGTTGCGACCTTAAATGGCGAAGGTCCGTTTACAGTTTTTGCGCCGACAGATGCGGCTTTTAATAAAATACCACAAGAGAAATTGAAAGGTTTAATGAATCCAGCTTCAAAAAGCGATTTAAAAACCATTTTGACTTATCACGTTTTACCAGGTAAAATTACTGCTGAAGAGTTAATAGCTTCTATTAACGATAATGGTGGTCAGTATATAGCAACTACTGTTGAAGGTACTGAATTAACTTTTTCACTTCAAGGTGAAACAGTAGTACTTACAGATGCAAACGGAGGAACTGCTACAGTGATTACTGCGGATGTTGATGCATCAAATGGTATTATTCACGGAATTGATACCGTGATTATGCCGACAATGACTAAAATGTAA
- a CDS encoding Rho termination factor, N-terminal domain, translating to MAEPQGNRIKNEKQYEALLNQGMSKQKAARIANTPDAGKKGGKAKDYEDRTKAELTQKAKEVGITGYSKMNKNELIHTLRNN from the coding sequence ATGGCAGAACCACAAGGCAATCGTATTAAGAACGAGAAGCAATATGAAGCGCTATTAAATCAAGGTATGAGCAAGCAGAAAGCTGCGCGTATTGCCAATACCCCAGATGCAGGGAAAAAGGGCGGAAAGGCCAAGGATTATGAGGATAGAACCAAAGCGGAGTTAACCCAGAAGGCCAAAGAAGTTGGCATAACGGGTTATAGCAAGATGAATAAAAACGAGTTGATTCATACTCTTAGAAACAATTAA
- a CDS encoding Uncharacterized membrane protein YqaE, homolog of Blt101, UPF0057 family: MMTFILNILLPPLSVFLNHGMGSKFFISIVLTIIGWIPGVIHAFIVND, encoded by the coding sequence ATGATGACTTTCATTTTAAACATTTTATTACCGCCTTTATCAGTTTTCTTAAACCACGGTATGGGAAGCAAATTTTTTATAAGCATTGTGCTTACAATCATAGGATGGATTCCAGGAGTTATACATGCCTTTATAGTTAACGATTAA
- a CDS encoding Tetratricopeptide repeat-containing protein, with amino-acid sequence MKKQFVVALALLVGSMSFAQKDELKTAEKAIKNGNYADAKSAIMTAESKIGSADEKMQAEFYFLKGQALYANGNGANEDMIAAIESFDKAVEIEKASGKDKYTGDINEMKTQMMSSFLTSANTALENKEYMKSSAGFEQAYRMSPKDTIYLYYAASTAVTAQDYDTSLAMYEKLRDLGYNGETIQYVATNKETGEEENFPSPSMRDISVKAGSHIAPKQTKSESKSAEIIKNIALIYVTKGEDEKAIEAMRAAREANPDDLSLVLTEANVQLKMGNKDEFRKLIEVATEKDPNNAELQYNLGVVAAESGDLVTAETYYKKAIELDPNYADAYNNMAVMILSKEKEIVEQMNGLGSSAADDKKFDQLKKDQVVLYTSAIPYLQKSLELKPGNIQAAKTLMNIYSVTEQPEKFKEMKAKVEEMESQK; translated from the coding sequence ATGAAAAAACAATTTGTTGTTGCTTTGGCACTTTTAGTAGGTTCAATGTCTTTTGCACAAAAAGATGAATTGAAAACAGCTGAAAAAGCAATTAAAAACGGAAACTATGCTGACGCTAAGTCGGCAATTATGACTGCTGAGTCTAAAATCGGCAGTGCTGACGAAAAAATGCAAGCGGAATTTTATTTTCTTAAAGGTCAAGCATTATACGCAAACGGAAACGGAGCAAATGAAGATATGATAGCGGCTATCGAAAGTTTTGATAAAGCTGTTGAAATAGAAAAAGCATCTGGTAAGGATAAATATACCGGCGATATTAATGAGATGAAAACTCAAATGATGAGTAGCTTTTTAACTTCAGCTAATACAGCTTTAGAGAATAAAGAGTATATGAAATCATCAGCAGGTTTTGAGCAAGCTTATCGCATGTCTCCTAAAGATACCATCTATTTGTACTATGCTGCTTCTACAGCAGTAACTGCTCAAGATTATGATACATCTTTAGCGATGTATGAAAAATTAAGAGATTTAGGTTATAACGGAGAAACTATTCAGTATGTAGCTACAAACAAAGAGACTGGCGAAGAAGAAAATTTCCCAAGTCCATCAATGAGAGATATCTCAGTTAAAGCAGGTAGCCACATTGCTCCAAAACAAACTAAGTCTGAATCTAAATCAGCGGAAATTATTAAGAACATTGCTTTAATCTATGTTACTAAAGGTGAAGATGAGAAGGCAATCGAAGCAATGAGAGCTGCGAGAGAAGCTAATCCTGATGATTTAAGTTTGGTGTTAACGGAGGCTAACGTTCAACTTAAAATGGGTAATAAAGATGAGTTCAGAAAACTAATTGAGGTTGCTACTGAAAAAGACCCAAACAATGCTGAACTACAGTATAACTTAGGTGTTGTTGCTGCGGAATCTGGAGATTTGGTTACTGCAGAAACTTATTATAAGAAAGCTATCGAGCTAGACCCAAATTATGCAGATGCATATAACAACATGGCGGTAATGATATTGTCTAAAGAGAAAGAAATTGTTGAGCAAATGAATGGTTTAGGTTCGTCTGCTGCAGATGATAAAAAATTCGATCAACTTAAGAAAGATCAAGTTGTACTTTATACTTCAGCAATACCATATCTTCAAAAGTCTTTAGAATTGAAGCCAGGAAACATCCAGGCGGCTAAGACATTAATGAATATATATAGTGTTACTGAACAACCAGAGAAATTCAAAGAAATGAAAGCTAAGGTTGAAGAAATGGAAAGTCAAAAATAA